The following coding sequences are from one Granulicella sp. L56 window:
- a CDS encoding M28 family peptidase, protein MKIGKTGAGLAAGIFLFSLSAGAFAQVVPPAVKKAEASIDAENIRAHVRFLSDDLLEGRYPGLRGGDLAAKYIATQFALDGLKPAGDNGTYLQWINFVGMKVVPEQTAFALVPEKGNAIDLKFANDYTVQNEKLTPSVNIDAPIVFVGYGVTAPEFNWNDYAGVDVKGKVILCIVGDPPSNDPKFFGGKALTYYGRWTYKFEQAARMGAVGALIIHRTDLASYGWDVVRNSNSSEKTYLRDDTMPQLEAASWIQLEVARRLFAASGLNIDTEMTAAGKPGFKAVELPVRLKAHIESTVRRFQSPNVVGIVPGTKSGKDQAVLYTAHYDHLGFVPGMKGDNIYNGAADNGTGSGILLEMARAWAAMPVRPPHDIIFAAVTAEEQGLLGSEYLGQHPPVPAGQIALDVNYDMILPIGIPREINVNGAQRTSFYPVVQATAKRFDLTIVPDPRPEAGGYYRSDHFSLSRVGIPAFSVDTGSLYEGHDHAWGEAEEKDYNENRYHNFSDNYSPSMDFRGDAKLARFGMDLGWEALSAPSTIRWNAGDEFEAARKASLQSK, encoded by the coding sequence ATGAAGATTGGGAAGACTGGTGCAGGTCTGGCGGCTGGCATATTTTTGTTCTCGCTCTCGGCGGGAGCTTTCGCGCAGGTTGTTCCTCCAGCGGTGAAAAAGGCTGAGGCATCCATCGATGCGGAGAATATTCGCGCCCATGTACGGTTTTTGTCCGACGATCTGCTGGAAGGACGTTACCCCGGACTACGCGGCGGAGATCTTGCGGCAAAGTATATTGCGACACAATTTGCGCTGGACGGCTTGAAGCCGGCTGGCGATAACGGCACCTATCTACAGTGGATTAACTTCGTCGGCATGAAGGTGGTCCCGGAGCAGACGGCGTTTGCGCTCGTCCCCGAGAAGGGCAACGCGATCGATCTGAAGTTCGCGAATGATTACACCGTGCAGAATGAGAAGCTGACGCCGAGCGTGAATATCGACGCGCCGATTGTCTTTGTAGGCTATGGCGTTACTGCGCCGGAGTTCAACTGGAACGACTACGCGGGTGTCGATGTCAAAGGGAAGGTAATTCTTTGCATCGTGGGCGATCCACCGTCGAATGACCCGAAGTTTTTTGGCGGCAAGGCGTTGACTTACTACGGGCGCTGGACCTACAAGTTCGAGCAGGCGGCGCGGATGGGAGCGGTGGGAGCGCTGATTATTCATCGCACCGATCTTGCCAGCTATGGCTGGGATGTTGTGCGTAACTCGAACAGCAGCGAGAAGACGTACCTGCGCGATGACACGATGCCGCAACTTGAAGCAGCGAGCTGGATTCAGCTTGAGGTGGCACGAAGACTTTTCGCCGCCAGCGGCCTGAACATCGACACTGAGATGACGGCAGCCGGTAAGCCGGGCTTCAAGGCGGTAGAACTGCCGGTGCGACTGAAGGCGCATATCGAGAGCACGGTGCGACGCTTCCAGTCACCGAACGTAGTAGGCATCGTGCCGGGAACGAAGTCAGGCAAAGATCAGGCAGTGCTCTACACGGCACACTATGACCATCTCGGTTTCGTTCCTGGCATGAAGGGCGACAATATTTACAACGGTGCGGCAGACAATGGGACCGGCTCCGGCATTCTGCTGGAGATGGCGCGTGCGTGGGCAGCAATGCCGGTGCGCCCGCCGCACGACATCATCTTCGCGGCAGTGACGGCGGAAGAACAGGGTCTGCTCGGCAGCGAATATCTCGGGCAGCATCCACCGGTTCCCGCAGGCCAGATTGCGCTGGACGTGAACTACGACATGATTCTGCCGATTGGCATTCCGCGCGAGATCAATGTTAACGGCGCGCAGCGGACGAGCTTCTATCCTGTGGTGCAGGCGACGGCAAAGCGCTTCGATCTGACCATCGTTCCTGACCCGCGGCCCGAGGCAGGCGGCTACTACCGCTCCGACCACTTCAGCCTTTCGCGCGTGGGTATTCCGGCGTTTTCAGTGGATACAGGAAGCCTGTACGAAGGGCATGACCACGCATGGGGCGAGGCCGAGGAGAAGGACTACAACGAGAACCGCTATCACAACTTCAGCGACAACTACTCGCCGAGCATGGACTTTCGCGGCGATGCCAAACTCGCACGGTTCGGCATGGACCTTGGCTGGGAGGCCCTCTCTGCTCCTTCCACGATTCGCTGGAATGCAGGCGATGAGTTCGAGGCAGCACGAAAGGCCAGCCTGCAATCGAAGTAA
- the dut gene encoding dUTP diphosphatase: MSESPKIKVLKLHPAAQLPKYAHTGAYGDLAADVYAVEGVAIAAGATVPVPTGIAMEFPSTHGALVEDRSGLAVRGVTTLAGVIDPGYRGELKIVVTNLSAATVEVKAGERIAQLRIVQRIEAQFEEVAELAEAARGAGGFGSTGA, from the coding sequence GTGAGCGAATCTCCGAAGATTAAGGTTTTGAAGCTGCATCCGGCGGCGCAGCTACCGAAGTATGCGCATACTGGAGCCTATGGCGATCTGGCTGCCGACGTTTACGCGGTAGAAGGCGTGGCGATTGCCGCTGGAGCTACCGTTCCTGTGCCAACTGGAATTGCGATGGAGTTTCCTTCAACGCACGGCGCGCTGGTGGAGGACCGGTCGGGGCTGGCCGTGCGCGGAGTGACCACGCTGGCTGGTGTGATCGATCCGGGCTATCGCGGGGAGTTGAAGATCGTGGTGACGAATTTGAGCGCTGCGACGGTAGAGGTGAAGGCCGGAGAGAGGATCGCGCAGCTCAGAATCGTGCAGCGGATCGAGGCTCAGTTTGAAGAGGTGGCAGAACTGGCCGAGGCGGCGCGCGGGGCTGGCGGGTTTGGGAGTACGGGAGCTTAG
- a CDS encoding DUF5996 family protein, translating into MAERVKTAWPSLVWDEWAATADTLHMWTQIVGKTRLALTPLQNHWWNVPLYVTARGLGTSAMPYGNDVLDIEFDFVAHELHLRLGSGQTLAMKLRAQTVADFYKEYLGCLASLGVKVKIDPIPCEQPHPIRFDLDTEHKSYDKEYVQRFWQVLVEAEKVFRLFGTKFLGKVSPIHFFWGSFDLAVTRFSGRLAPPRSGADAIQREAYSHEVISAGFWPGNGGYGAAAFYCYAAPVPEKLAEAKIRPEAAGWDKTLGEFIFRYEDLRAEALPDASLLEFLESSYTAGADAAKWDREALERQ; encoded by the coding sequence ATGGCGGAGAGAGTGAAGACTGCGTGGCCATCGCTGGTGTGGGATGAGTGGGCGGCGACGGCGGACACGCTGCATATGTGGACGCAGATCGTAGGCAAGACGCGGCTGGCGTTGACTCCCTTGCAGAACCATTGGTGGAACGTGCCGTTGTATGTGACGGCACGGGGGCTGGGTACTTCGGCTATGCCCTATGGCAACGACGTGCTCGATATCGAATTCGATTTTGTCGCACATGAACTCCACCTTCGGCTTGGCTCAGGGCAAACACTTGCAATGAAGCTGCGGGCGCAGACGGTGGCGGACTTTTATAAGGAGTATCTCGGCTGTCTGGCTTCGCTTGGCGTCAAGGTGAAGATCGACCCGATACCGTGCGAGCAGCCCCATCCGATCCGGTTTGATCTGGACACGGAGCACAAGTCCTATGACAAGGAGTATGTGCAACGGTTCTGGCAGGTGCTGGTGGAGGCAGAGAAAGTATTCCGCCTGTTTGGGACAAAGTTTCTCGGCAAAGTCAGCCCGATTCATTTCTTCTGGGGCAGCTTTGATCTTGCCGTGACGCGATTTTCAGGGCGACTGGCGCCTCCGCGCTCGGGGGCAGACGCGATTCAGCGGGAGGCCTACTCGCACGAGGTGATCAGCGCCGGATTCTGGCCCGGAAATGGAGGCTATGGAGCGGCAGCCTTCTATTGCTACGCAGCCCCGGTGCCGGAGAAATTAGCCGAGGCAAAGATTCGCCCGGAGGCGGCAGGATGGGATAAGACGTTGGGGGAGTTCATCTTCCGCTATGAAGACTTGCGGGCAGAAGCTTTGCCGGATGCGTCGCTGCTGGAGTTTTTAGAAAGCAGCTATACGGCGGGGGCCGATGCTGCGAAGTGGGACCGGGAGGCGCTGGAACGGCAGTAA
- a CDS encoding acyltransferase — protein sequence MKRIPELDGLRGTAICMVVAHHYIFYKYANILGPRWGWAGVDLFFVLSGFLITGILLKSEKNEEGLGHFYMRRVLRLFPIYYLCLAIYFIGNAMAHSPLPWQYLATYGLYLQAIFPHSWMGIDHTQVVYWSSPGFSVMWSLSIEEFFYLAWAPLVFLVKGKDRILFPLLGAILLVEPVIRFFAYSDHASELRQMFFARADSLAAGALIAVCMRSYGPQVFAFCKRSYTAMLSSACLLFLAAIGGDLLYGSLPNNVSGDLHERTYSALMYTVLWIAFSLILLLAITHSGSSRWLPKMLRNRGLRYMGKISYCLYLIHYPLRQLMIAHFGRAAGILLGLIASLLLASLSWKYFEGPIARWKEKRYAYKNEEGALLASK from the coding sequence ATGAAACGCATCCCGGAGTTGGACGGCTTGCGTGGGACGGCGATCTGCATGGTGGTCGCCCATCACTACATCTTTTACAAGTATGCAAATATTCTTGGGCCACGCTGGGGATGGGCCGGAGTCGATCTGTTCTTTGTGCTGTCCGGATTCCTGATTACCGGGATTCTGCTTAAATCCGAAAAGAACGAAGAAGGGCTGGGGCACTTTTACATGCGGCGCGTGCTGCGCCTGTTCCCCATCTACTATCTTTGTCTTGCCATCTACTTCATTGGGAATGCGATGGCACACAGCCCTCTGCCCTGGCAGTATCTCGCGACTTACGGTCTATATTTACAAGCAATCTTTCCGCATTCGTGGATGGGCATCGACCACACCCAGGTGGTTTATTGGAGCAGCCCCGGCTTCTCTGTCATGTGGTCGCTTTCGATTGAAGAATTCTTTTACCTGGCCTGGGCTCCGCTGGTCTTTCTCGTCAAAGGCAAGGACCGCATCCTGTTTCCATTGCTCGGCGCCATTCTGCTGGTCGAGCCGGTCATCCGATTTTTTGCTTATTCCGATCATGCCTCGGAATTGCGCCAGATGTTTTTTGCGCGTGCCGATTCGCTTGCCGCCGGCGCATTGATCGCTGTCTGCATGAGGAGCTATGGCCCGCAGGTCTTCGCGTTCTGCAAGCGCAGCTACACAGCGATGTTGTCGTCTGCCTGCCTTCTGTTTTTGGCTGCGATTGGAGGAGACCTGCTCTATGGGAGTCTCCCTAATAACGTGTCAGGAGATCTCCACGAGCGTACTTACAGCGCTCTGATGTACACCGTGCTTTGGATTGCCTTTTCGCTCATCCTTCTTCTCGCCATCACGCATAGCGGTTCTTCGCGCTGGCTGCCGAAGATGCTTCGCAATCGCGGCCTGCGCTATATGGGAAAGATCAGCTATTGCCTTTACCTGATTCACTATCCGTTGCGGCAATTGATGATCGCCCACTTTGGTCGCGCCGCGGGAATACTCCTTGGCCTGATAGCTTCGCTTCTACTGGCTTCGCTCTCATGGAAATACTTTGAGGGGCCGATCGCACGCTGGAAGGAAAAGCGGTACGCCTACAAGAACGAAGAAGGCGCTCTTCTCGCATCGAAATAA
- a CDS encoding A/G-specific adenine glycosylase, translated as MRKHSNTERGNDPAPLPEAAGESDLDVNLFRRKLMNWYRGHARTLPWRGVNDPYRTWVSEVMLQQTRVAAVIEHYDRFLQRFPSMLALALAPEPEVLAAWSGLGYYRRARMLHRAAKFVTSELEGVLPNTSTALRTLPGIGEYTCAAIASIAFGESIAVVDGNVERVLLRLTGRPEENTAASRAFVLAQANALVPRRRVAEQHNAAGDHNQAMMELGATICLPRGPLCLPCPVYSMCKTRGEHLTQPRALQRSLPAAYLLSLRKSGTATEVLLEQRDREASLMPGMYELPPLPQDALEAREPILRLRHSITNTNYYVQVYAARGPQDRGLRKAVPAAKTDLHWTRTSKLSSVPLTGLARKVLQRLDVMAVQPLQMPDEAIAEDSQGRF; from the coding sequence ATGCGGAAACATTCGAATACCGAACGCGGAAACGACCCTGCGCCTCTGCCGGAGGCTGCAGGCGAATCGGATTTGGATGTAAACCTCTTTCGTCGCAAGTTGATGAACTGGTATCGCGGCCACGCGCGTACTCTGCCATGGCGAGGCGTCAACGATCCTTATCGAACATGGGTTTCGGAGGTGATGCTGCAACAGACGCGGGTTGCAGCGGTGATCGAACACTACGACAGATTTTTGCAGCGGTTTCCCTCCATGCTGGCGCTGGCGCTGGCGCCGGAGCCGGAGGTACTGGCTGCGTGGTCGGGCCTGGGCTACTATCGCCGCGCGCGGATGCTGCACCGTGCGGCAAAATTTGTGACTTCGGAGCTGGAGGGCGTGCTGCCGAATACTTCGACTGCCCTGCGCACGCTCCCGGGCATCGGTGAATACACCTGCGCGGCGATTGCGAGCATTGCCTTTGGCGAAAGTATCGCCGTCGTCGATGGCAACGTGGAGCGTGTGCTACTGCGTCTGACGGGACGGCCTGAAGAGAACACTGCTGCATCTCGTGCGTTCGTGCTGGCGCAGGCCAACGCGCTGGTGCCGAGGCGAAGAGTCGCAGAGCAACACAACGCAGCGGGAGACCACAATCAGGCCATGATGGAGTTAGGCGCTACGATATGCCTGCCGCGTGGTCCACTCTGCCTGCCTTGTCCGGTCTACTCGATGTGCAAGACGCGCGGCGAGCATCTGACCCAGCCAAGAGCATTGCAGCGCAGCCTCCCGGCGGCCTACCTGCTGAGCTTGCGAAAGAGCGGTACGGCAACCGAAGTTCTGCTGGAGCAACGGGACCGAGAGGCGAGCCTGATGCCGGGGATGTATGAGCTGCCTCCGCTGCCGCAAGACGCGCTTGAAGCGCGCGAGCCGATCCTGCGCCTGCGCCATTCGATTACGAACACGAACTATTATGTTCAAGTGTATGCAGCGCGTGGTCCGCAAGACCGTGGCCTGCGCAAGGCAGTGCCTGCTGCGAAGACCGATCTTCATTGGACGCGGACGAGTAAATTAAGTTCAGTGCCGCTGACCGGGCTGGCGCGCAAGGTGCTTCAACGCCTGGACGTGATGGCGGTACAGCCATTGCAGATGCCGGATGAAGCGATCGCAGAAGATTCGCAGGGAAGATTTTGA
- a CDS encoding helix-turn-helix transcriptional regulator encodes MLTPREAARMLGISYPTIKQWILGGKLKTVQTPGGHHRIAETTLRPFLAKDSAKPELKSRERYRRVSGRNQLSGKVVSIRIEGLLAEVVLAVGDSHITAIITANAVRELQLKKGDTAAALIKSTDVMIERLDELP; translated from the coding sequence ATGCTGACACCGCGTGAAGCGGCAAGAATGCTAGGCATCAGTTATCCGACGATCAAGCAGTGGATACTGGGTGGTAAGTTGAAGACCGTTCAAACCCCCGGCGGTCATCATCGCATCGCCGAGACCACCCTGCGGCCATTTCTGGCCAAAGACAGCGCGAAGCCCGAGCTGAAGTCACGCGAGCGCTATCGGCGCGTCAGTGGAAGAAACCAGCTTTCGGGCAAGGTTGTCAGCATTCGCATCGAAGGATTGCTCGCCGAGGTCGTGCTTGCCGTTGGAGACTCGCATATAACGGCAATCATCACGGCAAATGCCGTGCGCGAGCTTCAGTTGAAGAAGGGTGACACCGCAGCCGCTCTTATCAAGTCAACCGACGTGATGATCGAGCGGCTCGATGAACTTCCATAG
- a CDS encoding class I SAM-dependent methyltransferase produces MPEPIPSPQPVSRTPWSRRLFRRIKSSALRPEPVYRLYLKLKFGTGRPAAVPESPLPNGVLKSRAEWQQAFDAAKAARLPLHRGEEKNWDHLAAAFAILGSTTSSARVLDAGAEFYSNVLPTLFAYGYRNLYGINLSFTEEARRGPIRYLPGDITRTIFADGYFDAVACMSVIEHGVPLDGYFREMHRVLKPGGLLITSTDYYPTAIDTEGGMAHGAAIKVFTKAEIQEILRLAEQIGFESTGEVDLECSERPVRWEQFNLDYSFLIFTLRKPTAS; encoded by the coding sequence ATGCCCGAGCCGATTCCTTCACCCCAGCCGGTCTCCCGAACACCATGGTCGCGGAGATTGTTTCGACGAATCAAGAGCAGCGCCCTGCGACCCGAGCCGGTCTATCGGCTTTACCTCAAGCTGAAGTTTGGAACCGGACGTCCTGCGGCGGTACCGGAGTCGCCGCTGCCGAACGGCGTATTGAAGAGCCGCGCTGAGTGGCAACAGGCGTTTGATGCGGCGAAGGCGGCACGGCTTCCGCTGCATCGTGGCGAAGAGAAGAACTGGGACCATCTTGCCGCGGCATTTGCCATTCTTGGCTCTACGACAAGCTCAGCACGCGTGCTGGACGCTGGTGCGGAGTTTTACAGCAATGTGCTGCCAACGCTTTTTGCTTATGGGTATCGCAATCTTTATGGCATCAACCTCTCATTTACCGAGGAGGCTAGGAGAGGGCCTATCCGCTATCTGCCGGGTGATATTACCCGCACCATCTTTGCTGACGGCTACTTCGATGCCGTTGCCTGCATGAGCGTGATTGAGCATGGCGTTCCTCTCGACGGCTACTTCCGCGAGATGCACCGGGTATTGAAGCCGGGAGGATTGTTGATTACTTCAACCGACTACTACCCAACCGCCATCGACACCGAGGGTGGGATGGCACATGGTGCTGCAATCAAAGTCTTTACCAAGGCGGAGATTCAGGAGATTCTGCGGCTGGCAGAGCAGATTGGTTTTGAGAGTACGGGCGAGGTGGATCTGGAGTGCAGCGAGCGCCCGGTGCGGTGGGAGCAGTTCAATCTGGACTACAGCTTCTTGATCTTTACGCTGCGGAAGCCGACGGCTAGTTAG
- a CDS encoding glycosyltransferase encodes MAVSVIATVLNEVDDISGLVASLTDQTLIAAEIVIVDGGSTDGTWEWLLNARSQYPALVAIRDESCNLKQSPGPIARGRNVAIVAATSDIIACADAGCTYRPDWLANLTAAIVDGTAEYALGGSCIDPASPTVWDIASAPFFGVKLNPNEFTKSCTARSMAFRKELWQSVGGFPETVLLGEDTLFDAKVRKRVTPNFAERAKAFYRPRHALRSALRQLASYAAADGALGIRPARLLRNLGRCVIEVLVLIALRWSPIPLLLVLLLENYFAFHFDWRSLQRASFRTLAARLAFSILVPWVVAWNQIKGSITKANQPNRQNIA; translated from the coding sequence ATGGCAGTCAGCGTCATCGCAACCGTCCTCAACGAAGTGGACGACATCTCTGGCCTCGTTGCCAGCCTCACCGACCAGACGCTCATCGCTGCCGAGATTGTCATCGTCGATGGAGGCTCCACCGACGGTACCTGGGAGTGGCTGCTCAACGCCAGATCGCAATATCCCGCCCTCGTTGCCATCCGCGACGAGAGCTGCAACCTCAAGCAGTCTCCCGGTCCTATCGCTCGCGGACGCAACGTCGCCATTGTGGCGGCTACGTCCGACATCATCGCCTGTGCCGATGCTGGATGCACCTATCGCCCCGACTGGCTCGCCAATCTCACGGCGGCGATCGTCGACGGTACAGCCGAGTACGCTCTTGGCGGCTCCTGCATCGATCCCGCCTCACCGACCGTATGGGACATCGCTTCGGCTCCCTTCTTCGGCGTCAAGCTCAATCCCAACGAGTTCACGAAGTCCTGCACGGCCCGTTCCATGGCCTTCCGCAAAGAGCTGTGGCAGAGTGTCGGCGGCTTTCCCGAGACCGTCCTTCTGGGCGAAGACACGCTCTTCGACGCCAAGGTCCGCAAGCGCGTCACGCCCAACTTCGCCGAGCGCGCCAAGGCTTTTTATCGTCCTCGCCATGCGCTTCGGTCGGCACTCCGCCAGCTTGCCAGCTATGCCGCAGCCGACGGCGCCCTTGGCATTCGTCCTGCGCGGCTCTTGCGCAATCTGGGCCGCTGCGTGATCGAGGTGCTGGTTCTGATTGCGCTGCGCTGGAGCCCTATCCCTCTGCTCCTTGTCCTCCTGCTTGAAAACTACTTCGCCTTCCACTTCGACTGGCGCAGCCTGCAGAGAGCCAGCTTTCGCACCTTGGCAGCGCGGCTCGCCTTTTCGATACTCGTTCCGTGGGTCGTCGCCTGGAACCAGATCAAAGGGAGTATCACTAAGGCCAACCAGCCCAACCGCCAGAACATTGCCTAA
- a CDS encoding murein L,D-transpeptidase has product MMRVSVRKVGTACVLGTLLLASGCRRHRKSTSVENTTDYAGNLQALVATKKLPSLRWPNFSDYQTAVTTFYDDRNYELAWTRDGKPTATALAFIEQFKDAASKGLAPEDYDASLWAGRVQKLSGKPADAISEFDVAMTVNVMRYISDLRIGRVNPSHFNFDINVQSKKYNLAEFVSDHVVDATDVPKLIAGVEPDSEQYRQTEAALGHYLDLAKQQQADDAQPLPMVEKAVTVGEHYAAAPELLKRLQLEGDVAAVDDSDSRANSDDKPVPHVFTAELSEAVKQYQHRHGIEENGKLGPQTVKSLNVPLSERVVQLQDALERWRWLPDQYVNAPLMVNLPEFVLRGYTPDHKLDFKMKVVVGKVVGEHQTPVFAHMMRYLVFRPYWNVPVDIAKKELAPHVAADPGYLDKHNFEVTNGKHEVLTHYTAKQVGQGGVLVREKPGPKNSLGLVKFMFPNQYDIYLHSTPAPYLFDRSRRDFSHGCIRVQKPADLAVWVLNEQPDKDKQPWDMDKVQAAFSDETQNNRTVLLKTPIPIVIFYVTAEVEDDGEVHFFDDIYGYDADLQTVIEKGPPYPVKPEPVVPKTKPGDTV; this is encoded by the coding sequence ATGATGAGAGTCTCGGTTCGCAAGGTGGGTACTGCATGTGTTCTTGGTACCTTGCTGTTAGCAAGCGGATGCCGTCGGCATCGCAAGTCGACTTCGGTTGAAAATACGACGGACTATGCGGGCAATCTGCAGGCGCTGGTGGCGACGAAGAAGCTGCCCAGCCTGCGCTGGCCGAACTTCTCCGACTACCAAACCGCGGTAACGACGTTCTACGACGATCGCAACTATGAGCTGGCGTGGACGCGCGATGGCAAGCCGACGGCGACCGCACTGGCCTTTATCGAGCAATTCAAAGATGCCGCGAGTAAAGGGCTAGCCCCTGAGGACTACGACGCTTCGCTGTGGGCAGGACGAGTACAGAAGCTGTCAGGGAAGCCCGCGGACGCAATCTCGGAGTTTGATGTTGCGATGACCGTGAATGTGATGCGGTACATCTCCGACCTGCGGATTGGCCGGGTGAACCCCTCGCACTTCAACTTCGACATCAATGTGCAATCGAAGAAATATAACCTCGCGGAGTTCGTCTCCGACCATGTTGTCGATGCGACCGATGTGCCGAAGCTGATTGCCGGAGTCGAGCCGGACTCGGAACAGTATCGGCAGACTGAGGCGGCGCTGGGACATTATCTCGATCTGGCAAAGCAGCAGCAGGCCGACGACGCGCAACCGCTACCGATGGTGGAGAAGGCGGTGACGGTTGGGGAACACTATGCCGCGGCTCCCGAGCTGCTGAAGCGGCTGCAACTGGAGGGTGACGTTGCCGCTGTTGACGACTCTGATAGCAGAGCGAATTCTGATGACAAGCCAGTGCCACACGTCTTTACGGCTGAGCTTTCCGAGGCGGTGAAGCAATATCAGCATCGGCATGGGATCGAAGAGAACGGCAAGCTGGGGCCGCAGACGGTCAAGTCGCTGAACGTTCCGCTGAGTGAGCGCGTGGTGCAGTTACAGGACGCGCTGGAGCGCTGGCGGTGGCTGCCGGACCAGTATGTGAACGCTCCTCTGATGGTGAACCTGCCGGAATTTGTGCTGCGCGGATATACGCCCGATCACAAGCTCGACTTCAAGATGAAGGTGGTGGTCGGCAAGGTGGTCGGCGAACACCAGACGCCGGTCTTTGCGCACATGATGCGGTATCTGGTGTTTCGGCCTTACTGGAATGTGCCGGTGGATATCGCCAAGAAGGAGCTGGCTCCACATGTCGCAGCGGACCCCGGCTATCTGGACAAACATAACTTCGAGGTAACCAATGGCAAGCATGAGGTGCTAACGCACTACACGGCCAAGCAGGTGGGCCAGGGTGGGGTGCTGGTGAGGGAGAAGCCGGGACCGAAGAATTCGCTGGGACTGGTGAAGTTCATGTTCCCCAACCAGTACGACATCTACCTGCACTCGACGCCTGCGCCATATCTGTTCGACCGCTCGCGGCGCGACTTCAGTCATGGTTGCATTCGTGTGCAGAAGCCAGCCGATCTGGCAGTGTGGGTGCTCAACGAGCAGCCGGACAAGGACAAGCAGCCTTGGGACATGGACAAAGTTCAGGCTGCGTTCAGCGACGAGACACAGAACAATCGAACCGTGTTACTGAAGACGCCGATTCCGATTGTGATCTTTTATGTCACGGCTGAGGTGGAAGACGATGGCGAGGTGCACTTCTTCGACGACATCTATGGCTATGACGCCGATCTGCAAACGGTGATCGAGAAGGGACCACCGTACCCGGTGAAGCCGGAGCCGGTGGTCCCCAAGACCAAGCCTGGAGATACTGTTTGA
- a CDS encoding alpha-L-rhamnosidase → MPQPKPPLQRRDFLKLTALATGASIVSPFALAEAAKPAASSAPPAFPTSDPRWQRTWDAAIAALAGNIHTLPRYPRPVLVEGSVYPGIWQECAPQEGLVYGTLSQYITPASKDEEPLKVARNNHMAFFALQRSDGQLPSSVKLSDPIENAGGYGQIQMVVPIAATAWELSQLTGDDELLVSAYIACSRWDAWLREYRDTRKTGLVEGFCTYDTGHDNSPRWKGIPNRCPDADARKYPDLPTMPRLCPDLSATVYGARIALAQMATALAKHNEADRWLADAEAIRRLIIDKLYDPKDAAFYDLDAQNNFVRVRSDVISRVLGEHVLKPSDPKDAAIFDAVWTRQIHNPKAFWAPYPLTSIAMDDPSFVRPIPRNSWGGATQALTALRAPRWMSFYGKQAELNHLMMQWCEAISRHTEFRQQMDPLSGDFTQADPSGYSPAALVYLDFIHRLGKSAV, encoded by the coding sequence ATGCCGCAGCCAAAGCCCCCCCTCCAAAGAAGAGATTTCCTCAAGCTGACCGCGCTGGCCACGGGTGCAAGCATCGTGTCGCCATTCGCTCTTGCTGAAGCTGCCAAGCCCGCAGCCTCGTCCGCGCCTCCCGCCTTCCCGACGAGCGATCCGCGCTGGCAGCGCACCTGGGACGCCGCTATTGCCGCGCTTGCCGGCAACATTCACACGCTGCCTCGCTATCCGCGTCCCGTCCTCGTCGAAGGCAGCGTCTATCCCGGCATCTGGCAGGAGTGCGCTCCGCAGGAAGGCCTCGTTTATGGCACGCTGAGCCAGTACATCACTCCAGCCTCAAAGGATGAGGAGCCGTTAAAGGTGGCTCGGAACAACCACATGGCCTTCTTCGCGTTGCAGCGCTCCGATGGCCAGTTGCCCTCCTCGGTCAAGTTGTCCGACCCAATCGAAAACGCTGGTGGCTACGGCCAAATCCAGATGGTCGTCCCTATCGCCGCCACGGCGTGGGAGCTGTCGCAGCTCACCGGTGACGACGAGCTGCTGGTCTCGGCTTATATCGCGTGCAGCCGCTGGGACGCATGGCTCCGCGAATACCGCGACACGCGCAAGACCGGTCTCGTGGAAGGCTTCTGCACCTACGACACCGGCCACGATAATAGCCCGCGCTGGAAGGGCATTCCCAACCGCTGCCCCGACGCCGATGCGCGCAAGTATCCCGACCTGCCGACGATGCCGCGGCTCTGCCCCGACCTCTCAGCCACCGTCTACGGCGCCCGCATCGCGCTCGCCCAGATGGCGACCGCGCTCGCCAAGCATAACGAGGCCGACCGCTGGCTGGCCGACGCAGAGGCCATCCGTCGCCTCATCATCGATAAGCTCTACGACCCCAAGGATGCCGCCTTCTACGATCTTGACGCGCAGAACAACTTCGTTCGCGTACGCTCCGACGTCATCAGCCGTGTCCTCGGCGAACATGTGCTCAAACCCTCCGATCCGAAAGATGCCGCTATCTTCGATGCCGTCTGGACACGCCAGATCCACAACCCTAAGGCGTTCTGGGCACCGTATCCGCTCACGTCCATCGCCATGGACGACCCCAGCTTCGTGCGCCCTATCCCGCGCAACAGTTGGGGCGGAGCCACGCAGGCACTCACTGCTCTGCGCGCACCGCGCTGGATGAGCTTCTACGGCAAGCAGGCCGAGCTGAACCACCTGATGATGCAATGGTGCGAGGCCATCAGCCGCCACACCGAGTTCCGCCAGCAGATGGACCCCCTCAGCGGAGACTTCACCCAGGCCGATCCCAGCGGCTACTCGCCCGCCGCGCTCGTCTACCTCGACTTCATCCATCGGCTCGGCAAATCTGCCGTATGA